One stretch of Candidatus Sulfotelmatobacter sp. DNA includes these proteins:
- a CDS encoding nuclear transport factor 2 family protein: MKTHAALFMWMMFVGTAVTPLRAQVIDEAATRSKILALEHAWDRAVESNDLKGLDSLFDNALVYITQDGTLLTKADFLLSVRAMRLEKVVTESMSVQVFGDTAIVTGVYRSSEFKNGKLILRRGRFLNTWVYKDGSWICVAAEDTPMVQ; this comes from the coding sequence ATGAAAACCCATGCGGCACTGTTCATGTGGATGATGTTTGTCGGGACGGCGGTGACCCCGCTGCGGGCGCAAGTCATTGACGAAGCGGCAACCCGAAGCAAAATCCTGGCCCTCGAACATGCCTGGGACCGGGCGGTCGAGTCCAACGACCTGAAAGGACTGGATTCCCTATTCGACAACGCGCTGGTGTATATCACCCAGGACGGCACGTTGTTGACGAAAGCGGATTTTCTTTTGAGCGTGAGAGCCATGCGTCTGGAGAAGGTGGTGACGGAGTCGATGAGCGTGCAGGTGTTCGGGGATACTGCGATCGTGACCGGAGTCTACCGATCGAGCGAATTCAAGAATGGCAAGCTGATCCTGCGGCGCGGTCGTTTTCTCAACACATGGGTGTACAAGGATGGATCGTGGATCTGCGTCGCGGCCGAGGACACGCCGATGGTGCAGTAA
- a CDS encoding biopolymer transporter ExbD: MAFAMGGAGARGPQINVTPLIDVLLTLIIMFMLVVSMDKEYQEKTQIPQPNQKQTAPETQSRTIVIEVIWTAKDVPPTVKINKEDVRWEDLDVRLAQIYLKRAEKVAFVRGDADVDFQYVADVIDRAHHAGVQRVGLLTKGQAMAGE, from the coding sequence ATGGCATTTGCAATGGGAGGCGCCGGTGCGCGCGGGCCGCAGATTAATGTTACGCCGCTGATTGATGTGTTGCTGACATTGATCATCATGTTCATGCTGGTGGTGTCGATGGACAAGGAGTATCAGGAGAAGACGCAGATTCCGCAGCCGAATCAGAAGCAGACGGCGCCGGAAACGCAGTCGCGGACGATTGTGATTGAGGTGATCTGGACAGCGAAGGATGTTCCGCCGACGGTGAAGATCAACAAGGAAGACGTGCGCTGGGAGGATCTGGATGTGCGGCTGGCGCAGATTTATTTGAAGCGTGCGGAGAAGGTGGCGTTCGTCCGTGGCGATGCGGATGTGGATTTTCAGTATGTGGCGGATGTGATCGATCGGGCGCATCATGCGGGAGTGCAGCGGGTGGGGTTGCTGACGAAGGGGCAGGCGATGGCAGGCGAGTGA
- a CDS encoding ABC transporter permease: MFGIAWGIVSIVLMVAAGEGLRKGQEAQARNLGKDVMIVFHGRTSLQAGGTHAGRVVHWEDQDVPVVQAESPDCEYAIPELEQDTVRVHSNFNNAAFTVTGSHPPFGYIRSLDVGAGRFYDWDDMREGRRVAFLGSDAAKQLFPGRNPVGDTIYLNDFPYNVIGVMAKKKQDSSYDGWDVNKVFVPFAAMRRDFPDKPPGTDTTFDQLLVTPKSVGQHEACKHEVRAALARMHRYDPRDKEACPIWDTVQEAQAFKTMTDGMKFFLGAVGIVTLLLGGIGVMNVMLVAVRERTREIGVRKAIGAPAGTILRQFFIEALIIALLSGGIGLGVAFGFCALVNMLPMPDFFAGLIPSWTSGLVAAGLLGAIAVGAALYPARKAASIDPIEALRYEAGG; the protein is encoded by the coding sequence ATGTTCGGAATTGCATGGGGGATTGTTTCGATTGTGCTGATGGTGGCGGCGGGCGAGGGGTTGCGGAAGGGTCAGGAAGCGCAGGCGCGGAACCTGGGCAAGGACGTGATGATCGTGTTTCATGGCCGCACCAGCCTACAGGCGGGTGGAACCCATGCTGGGCGCGTGGTTCACTGGGAGGACCAGGATGTGCCGGTAGTGCAGGCGGAGTCTCCCGATTGCGAGTATGCGATTCCGGAGCTGGAGCAGGACACGGTGCGCGTGCACTCTAATTTCAATAATGCGGCGTTCACGGTGACAGGATCGCACCCACCGTTTGGTTATATTCGCAGCCTCGATGTGGGCGCGGGAAGGTTCTATGACTGGGATGATATGCGCGAGGGCAGGCGGGTGGCATTTCTGGGGTCGGATGCCGCCAAGCAGTTGTTCCCCGGGCGCAATCCGGTGGGCGATACGATTTATCTGAATGATTTTCCGTATAACGTGATTGGCGTGATGGCGAAGAAGAAGCAGGATTCCAGCTATGACGGCTGGGATGTGAATAAAGTTTTCGTGCCGTTTGCCGCGATGCGACGCGATTTTCCGGATAAGCCTCCCGGGACCGACACGACGTTCGATCAATTGCTGGTGACGCCGAAATCGGTGGGGCAGCATGAGGCTTGCAAGCATGAAGTGCGCGCGGCGCTGGCACGGATGCATCGCTACGATCCGCGCGATAAGGAGGCGTGTCCGATCTGGGATACGGTGCAGGAGGCGCAGGCGTTCAAGACGATGACGGATGGGATGAAATTTTTTCTGGGCGCAGTCGGGATTGTGACGCTGCTGCTGGGCGGAATCGGTGTGATGAACGTGATGCTGGTGGCGGTGCGGGAGCGGACGCGGGAGATTGGCGTGCGGAAAGCGATTGGCGCTCCGGCGGGCACGATCCTGCGGCAGTTTTTTATTGAGGCGCTGATCATTGCGCTGCTGAGCGGCGGGATTGGGCTGGGCGTGGCGTTCGGATTTTGCGCGCTCGTGAATATGTTGCCGATGCCGGACTTTTTTGCCGGGCTGATTCCGAGTTGGACGTCGGGGCTGGTTGCGGCTGGGCTGCTGGGAGCGATTGCGGTAGGAGCGGCGCTGTATCCGGCGCGGAAGGCGGCGTCGATTGATCCGATTGAGGCGTTGCGATATGAGGCGGGAGGATAG
- the der gene encoding ribosome biogenesis GTPase Der produces the protein MTQPTYNSTSTIATTAAGIPTIAIVGRPNVGKSTLFNRIVGSRRAIVGDEPGITRDRLYGDAEWEGRHLRIVDTGGILPEEKDLIPSEIYRQARVALDEAAAIVMVVDGRTELAGPDLELVRLLRKANRPLFVAVNKVDTEKQSNLINDFHRLGVKKMFPISAEHGRGIDDLLDAVVEALPAENLTAEDTERTEANDQRPTTNDGSDDQRPTTDDDAPSSAHETKVAIIGHPNVGKSTLLNCLTASDRAIVSPIPGTTRDAVDEIVEHNGRRFRFIDTAGIRRKGKTHLMAEKLSVVMARKHLEGADIALLVIDATEGVSQLDASIAGLAHEGGRSIIIVVNKWDLVISGKDKPSRPTKAERMRESKRPGDRDAYEERLRYELKFLNYAPIVFISAQSGKGTEKIFPLLEEVATERRKRVTTGQMNRFLERVDFERASVPMRQRVKILYMTQASVAPPTFVLFTNRAVKLHFSYQRFLENQIREAFGFLGTPIWIKNKARESK, from the coding sequence TTGACCCAACCCACCTACAACTCGACCAGCACCATCGCCACTACCGCCGCCGGCATTCCCACAATCGCCATTGTCGGACGCCCCAACGTGGGTAAGTCCACGCTCTTCAACCGCATCGTAGGTTCCCGCCGCGCCATCGTCGGCGACGAGCCCGGCATCACCCGCGACCGCCTTTACGGCGATGCCGAATGGGAAGGTCGCCACCTGCGCATCGTCGACACCGGCGGCATCCTGCCGGAAGAAAAAGATCTGATCCCATCTGAAATCTACCGTCAGGCCCGCGTCGCGCTCGACGAAGCCGCCGCCATCGTCATGGTCGTCGACGGACGCACCGAACTCGCCGGCCCCGACCTCGAACTCGTCCGTCTGCTCCGCAAAGCCAACCGCCCGCTATTCGTAGCTGTGAACAAAGTCGACACCGAAAAACAATCTAACCTGATCAACGATTTCCACCGCCTCGGCGTGAAAAAGATGTTCCCCATCTCCGCCGAACACGGCCGCGGCATCGACGACCTGCTGGACGCGGTGGTCGAAGCCCTCCCTGCAGAAAACTTAACCGCCGAAGACACAGAGCGCACAGAGGCCAACGACCAACGACCAACGACCAACGACGGTTCCGACGACCAACGACCAACGACCGACGACGACGCGCCATCGTCCGCCCACGAAACCAAAGTCGCTATCATCGGCCATCCCAACGTCGGCAAATCCACCCTCCTCAACTGCCTCACCGCCTCCGATCGCGCCATCGTCTCGCCCATCCCCGGCACCACGCGCGACGCCGTCGACGAAATCGTCGAGCACAACGGACGCCGCTTCCGCTTCATAGACACCGCCGGCATCCGCCGTAAAGGCAAGACGCATTTGATGGCTGAAAAACTTTCCGTCGTCATGGCCCGCAAGCATCTCGAAGGCGCCGACATCGCCCTGCTCGTCATCGATGCCACCGAAGGCGTCAGCCAGCTCGACGCCTCCATCGCCGGGCTCGCGCACGAGGGCGGACGCTCCATCATCATCGTCGTCAACAAATGGGATTTAGTAATTAGCGGAAAAGACAAACCGTCGCGCCCCACCAAAGCCGAACGCATGCGCGAATCCAAACGCCCCGGCGACCGCGACGCCTACGAAGAACGCCTGCGCTACGAACTAAAATTCCTGAACTACGCGCCCATCGTCTTCATCTCCGCGCAAAGCGGCAAGGGCACCGAGAAAATCTTCCCTCTGCTCGAAGAAGTCGCCACCGAACGTCGCAAGCGCGTCACCACCGGCCAGATGAATCGATTCCTCGAACGCGTGGATTTCGAACGAGCCTCCGTCCCCATGCGCCAGCGAGTGAAAATCCTCTACATGACGCAAGCCTCCGTCGCTCCTCCCACCTTCGTCCTCTTCACCAACCGAGCCGTGAAACTCCATTTCTCCTACCAGCGCTTCCTCGAAAACCAAATCCGAGAAGCCTTCGGCTTCCTCGGCACCCCCATCTGGATTAAGAACAAAGCCAGAGAATCAAAGTAG
- a CDS encoding nuclear transport factor 2 family protein, whose translation MKRSATFVILGCICIAACAAAQSESEAAAKSKIVALEQLWNQAYKSGDTRALDSILDDAIVLVNDDGSVQTKSEFLASVKTAAPEPSAQQQQVPPESFKVNVYGNVAIATGVMKVKGVENGKSYTRRERFVDTWLFKRGNWVCVGTDATPVLH comes from the coding sequence ATGAAACGGAGCGCCACTTTCGTCATCTTAGGCTGCATCTGTATTGCGGCCTGCGCTGCGGCGCAAAGCGAGAGCGAGGCGGCCGCGAAGTCGAAGATCGTCGCGCTGGAGCAGTTATGGAATCAGGCGTACAAGTCGGGCGACACGAGAGCGCTGGATTCCATTCTGGACGATGCGATCGTGCTGGTAAACGATGACGGCTCGGTGCAAACCAAGTCGGAATTTCTGGCGAGCGTGAAGACGGCTGCTCCTGAACCCAGTGCCCAGCAGCAACAAGTGCCTCCGGAATCATTCAAAGTAAATGTTTATGGGAATGTGGCTATCGCGACCGGAGTGATGAAGGTGAAAGGCGTGGAGAACGGCAAGTCGTATACTCGGCGCGAACGTTTTGTCGATACCTGGCTGTTCAAGCGCGGGAACTGGGTGTGCGTGGGCACCGACGCGACGCCGGTTCTGCACTGA
- a CDS encoding RNase adapter RapZ yields the protein MDILKKLFEQRFHSPVEHVQPLQGQLGGSGRQIVRLATGKVSAIGILYDVREENAAFLEFSRHFRKHSLPVPEIYAADLDRGAYLEEDLGSTTLFEFLSKHRQGGQIAVPAVDAYRKVIGILPRFQIEAGRDLNYKVCYPRGSFDRQSIAWDLNYFKYYFLRLAGVPFSEQALEDDFDNLTSFLLSAERDYFLYRDFQSRNIMLRDGQPFFLDYQGGRKGALQYDVASLLYDAKADLPPDLRQQLLDHYLDVLPGYAGGNHDLTRAAFMRHYYAYVYIRIMQALGAYGFRGFYERKVHFLQSVPYALKNLRWLLHHVNLPIALPTLMDAFHSMLASEKLQGLASDADNLVVRIVSFSFHRGLPKDESGNGGGFIFDGRSLPNPGREERFKVLTGRDAPVIDYLNQQESVHQFLASVMSLVDASVNNYRQRSFKHLMVSFGCTGGQHRSVYLAEQVAKRLRARSGVAVVVQHRELERMESEAAAAGKSIPAKSPQ from the coding sequence ATGGACATTCTCAAAAAGCTATTCGAGCAGCGCTTCCACTCGCCAGTTGAGCACGTCCAGCCGCTGCAAGGGCAACTGGGCGGCTCGGGGCGGCAAATCGTACGTCTGGCCACCGGCAAAGTCAGCGCCATCGGCATTCTCTACGACGTGCGCGAAGAGAATGCGGCCTTTCTCGAATTCTCCCGGCATTTTCGCAAGCACTCTTTGCCCGTGCCGGAAATCTACGCCGCAGATTTGGATCGCGGCGCTTATCTCGAAGAAGATCTCGGCAGCACTACGCTTTTTGAATTTTTGTCGAAACATCGCCAGGGCGGACAAATTGCCGTCCCCGCGGTTGACGCCTATCGCAAAGTCATCGGCATCCTGCCGCGTTTTCAAATCGAGGCCGGACGCGACCTGAACTACAAAGTATGCTATCCGCGCGGAAGTTTCGACCGGCAGTCGATCGCATGGGACCTGAATTATTTTAAATACTATTTTCTTCGCTTGGCGGGCGTTCCGTTCAGCGAGCAGGCGCTCGAAGACGACTTCGACAACCTCACCAGCTTCCTGTTGAGCGCGGAGCGGGATTATTTTCTCTATCGCGATTTCCAGTCGCGCAACATCATGCTCCGCGATGGTCAACCGTTTTTTCTCGACTATCAGGGCGGACGCAAGGGCGCGCTGCAATATGACGTCGCTTCCCTCCTTTACGACGCCAAGGCCGATCTGCCGCCGGATCTGCGCCAACAGCTTCTGGATCATTATCTAGACGTGCTGCCCGGCTACGCCGGGGGGAATCACGATTTAACCCGCGCAGCCTTCATGCGGCACTATTACGCTTACGTCTACATCCGCATCATGCAGGCGCTGGGAGCCTACGGATTCCGCGGATTTTACGAACGCAAAGTTCACTTCTTGCAGAGCGTGCCGTACGCGCTGAAAAATCTGCGCTGGCTGCTGCATCATGTAAACCTGCCTATCGCCCTGCCGACGCTCATGGACGCTTTTCACAGCATGCTCGCCTCGGAGAAGCTGCAAGGCCTCGCCTCGGATGCGGATAATCTAGTCGTGCGCATTGTCAGTTTTTCCTTTCATCGCGGCCTGCCGAAAGACGAAAGCGGGAACGGCGGCGGATTCATTTTCGATGGACGCAGCCTGCCCAATCCTGGACGCGAAGAGCGCTTCAAGGTGCTCACGGGCCGCGACGCGCCGGTGATCGACTATCTGAACCAGCAGGAAAGCGTGCATCAGTTTCTGGCCAGCGTGATGTCGCTGGTGGATGCCAGCGTGAATAACTATCGGCAACGCAGCTTCAAACATTTGATGGTTTCATTTGGATGCACCGGCGGCCAGCATCGCTCCGTGTACCTCGCCGAACAAGTCGCGAAGCGGTTGCGCGCGCGTAGCGGCGTTGCCGTTGTCGTGCAGCACCGCGAGCTGGAAAGAATGGAATCCGAAGCTGCTGCCGCCGGGAAATCGATTCCGGCGAAATCCCCGCAATGA
- the trmFO gene encoding methylenetetrahydrofolate--tRNA-(uracil(54)-C(5))-methyltransferase (FADH(2)-oxidizing) TrmFO: MRNKIRIIGAGLAGSEAAWQCARRGLEVELLEMRPVRTTPAHQTADFAELVCSNSLKSDSENTAPWLLKEEMRRAGSLLLEIARACAVPAGHALAVDRVAFAARVTEAIGRERRITVRREEVTAIEEAGEITIIATGPLTSEVLAAEIGRLSRGPQDPTSRAESAREMGHPAPDNPDPQQLVPHPQESAHLYFYDSISPIVEADSIDMGRVYLAARYDKGSADYINCPMTAEEYGVFYDALLAAQSVEERDWEKLNYFESCLPIEEIARRGRDTLRFGPMKPVGLINPRTGRMPYAVVQLRQENLRADSYNLVGFQNHLKFGEQARVLRLIPGLENARFLRYGQIHRNTYINSPTLLRETLQMKVHPRVFFAGQICGVEGYVESIATGLLAGMHASALASDVEIGPAPRASAFGSLTHYVTHADAKNFQPANITFDLLPALERKIRDRKERHRVQCEMALRAFDRWFSDVGAAAVKI; encoded by the coding sequence ATGAGGAACAAGATTCGCATTATCGGGGCCGGACTGGCGGGGTCGGAGGCGGCGTGGCAGTGTGCGCGGCGCGGGCTCGAGGTGGAGTTGTTGGAGATGCGGCCGGTACGGACGACGCCGGCGCATCAGACGGCGGATTTTGCGGAGCTGGTGTGCTCGAATTCGCTGAAGTCGGATAGTGAGAACACAGCTCCGTGGCTGCTGAAAGAGGAGATGCGGCGGGCAGGATCGCTCCTGCTGGAGATTGCGCGAGCGTGCGCGGTGCCGGCGGGGCATGCGTTGGCAGTGGATCGGGTGGCGTTTGCGGCGCGGGTGACGGAGGCGATCGGGCGCGAGCGGCGGATCACGGTTCGGCGGGAGGAAGTTACCGCGATTGAAGAGGCGGGGGAGATCACGATTATTGCTACTGGGCCACTGACTTCGGAGGTGCTGGCGGCGGAGATTGGGCGGCTGAGCCGAGGACCGCAAGACCCCACTTCGCGCGCAGAGAGCGCGCGAGAAATGGGGCACCCGGCTCCAGATAATCCCGATCCACAGCAGCTGGTTCCGCACCCGCAAGAGAGTGCGCATCTTTACTTCTACGATTCGATTAGTCCGATTGTGGAGGCGGACTCGATTGATATGGGGCGCGTATATTTGGCGGCGCGCTATGACAAGGGGTCGGCGGATTACATTAACTGTCCGATGACGGCGGAGGAATATGGAGTGTTTTACGATGCGCTGCTGGCGGCGCAATCGGTGGAGGAGCGGGATTGGGAGAAGTTGAATTATTTTGAGAGCTGTCTGCCGATTGAGGAGATTGCGCGGCGCGGACGGGATACGCTGCGCTTTGGTCCGATGAAGCCGGTGGGATTGATTAATCCGCGGACAGGCAGGATGCCGTATGCGGTGGTGCAGTTGCGGCAGGAAAATCTGCGGGCGGATTCATACAACCTGGTGGGATTTCAGAATCATTTGAAGTTTGGCGAGCAGGCGCGGGTGCTGCGGCTGATTCCGGGTTTGGAGAATGCGCGGTTTCTGCGCTATGGGCAGATTCATCGCAATACGTACATCAATTCGCCGACGCTGTTGCGCGAGACGCTGCAGATGAAGGTGCATCCTCGGGTTTTCTTTGCCGGGCAGATTTGCGGGGTGGAGGGATATGTGGAGTCGATTGCCACCGGATTGTTGGCTGGGATGCATGCTTCGGCGTTGGCTTCGGACGTCGAAATCGGGCCTGCGCCGCGGGCTTCGGCGTTTGGATCGCTGACGCATTATGTGACGCATGCAGATGCGAAGAATTTTCAGCCGGCGAATATCACGTTTGATTTGCTGCCGGCGCTGGAGAGGAAGATTCGCGACCGGAAGGAGCGGCATCGGGTGCAGTGTGAGATGGCTTTGCGGGCGTTTGACCGGTGGTTTTCCGATGTGGGAGCGGCGGCCGTGAAGATCTGA
- a CDS encoding nucleotidyltransferase family protein has translation MRAMVLAAGLGTRLRPLTDDRPKALVEVAGHTMLEITIRRLRTFGISEVIVNVHHFADMVAEYLKKNNNFGMRIEISREETLLDTGGGLKQAAWFFLENSTHSNEPIVVHNVDVVSTIDLNRMLQAHREKRALATLAVQERKSSRYLLFDGHRQLCGRRTDDNAAELAGNPHEMQALAFSGVHVISSSLLSRITEDGAFSIINSYLRLAREGEKILAFRADDYYWRDLGRPESVAQAAKDVQQGLVEI, from the coding sequence ATGAGAGCGATGGTTCTGGCCGCCGGCCTGGGGACGCGCCTGCGTCCCCTCACCGACGATCGTCCCAAAGCCCTGGTGGAAGTGGCCGGTCATACCATGCTTGAAATCACGATCCGCCGTCTGCGCACCTTCGGCATTTCCGAAGTCATCGTCAACGTGCATCACTTCGCCGACATGGTGGCTGAGTATCTGAAGAAGAACAATAACTTCGGCATGCGGATTGAAATCTCGCGCGAAGAAACCTTGCTCGATACCGGTGGCGGCCTCAAGCAGGCGGCGTGGTTTTTTCTGGAGAATTCCACCCATTCGAATGAGCCGATCGTTGTGCACAACGTAGATGTCGTCAGCACCATCGACCTGAACCGCATGCTGCAAGCTCATCGAGAGAAGCGCGCGCTCGCTACGCTGGCCGTGCAGGAACGCAAAAGCTCACGCTATCTTCTGTTCGACGGGCATCGCCAACTGTGCGGCCGCCGTACAGACGATAACGCCGCCGAATTAGCCGGAAATCCGCATGAGATGCAGGCGCTCGCCTTCTCCGGCGTGCACGTAATTTCTTCGAGCCTTCTCTCCCGAATCACCGAGGACGGGGCGTTCTCAATTATCAATTCTTACCTGCGCCTGGCACGAGAAGGAGAAAAGATTCTGGCCTTTCGCGCCGACGACTATTATTGGCGCGATCTGGGCCGGCCCGAAAGCGTGGCGCAAGCTGCCAAGGATGTGCAGCAAGGGCTGGTTGAGATTTAG
- a CDS encoding ABC transporter permease has translation MLIEIILEAWVALKRNVTRSFLTMLGVVWGIATVTLLIAYGNSFRSVLVHGFDAFGKGAVICWPQQTSEQPGGQRAGKKVVLEQADLDMVKQTAPLVKHVCLETVRRPGIAYGDRMVGTAPVRGVCPEYGEMRNEVPSEGRWIDAEDEMERRRVIFLGGRLKEELFSGRPAVGETVQVAGVRFTVIGVMARKIQLSNYFSSDDESSWIPYSSAGDLWNTRYAAVMVFEPIAPQFEKKAMAQVLAAVATRQNFSPTDPKAFQMFGRDEFRPVIDALTIGLQVLLTFIGTLTLGIGGVGVMNIMLVSVDERIREIGLRRALGARKRHIKLQFLAETLLIMLIGGAIGVLLSYVIAWSVGTLPMMGPLFEDDSGQGDIHLKISLMTVFLSGAVLLVVGVVSGLVPALRASKLDPVEALRYE, from the coding sequence ATGCTGATTGAAATCATTCTCGAGGCCTGGGTCGCGCTGAAGCGGAATGTTACCCGCAGCTTTCTTACCATGCTGGGGGTCGTGTGGGGGATCGCGACGGTGACGCTGCTGATTGCGTATGGCAACAGCTTTCGCAGCGTGCTGGTGCATGGGTTCGACGCGTTCGGCAAGGGCGCGGTGATCTGCTGGCCACAGCAGACGAGCGAGCAGCCGGGCGGGCAGCGGGCGGGAAAAAAAGTTGTGCTGGAACAGGCCGATCTCGACATGGTGAAGCAGACGGCACCGCTCGTGAAGCATGTTTGCCTGGAAACAGTGCGGCGGCCGGGAATTGCTTATGGCGACCGCATGGTCGGGACGGCGCCGGTGCGAGGAGTTTGTCCGGAATACGGCGAGATGCGGAACGAGGTGCCGTCGGAAGGGCGATGGATTGACGCCGAGGATGAGATGGAACGGCGGCGGGTGATTTTTCTGGGCGGACGGTTAAAGGAAGAATTATTCAGCGGGCGGCCGGCGGTGGGTGAGACGGTGCAGGTCGCGGGCGTACGCTTCACAGTGATTGGCGTGATGGCGCGGAAGATTCAGCTCAGCAATTATTTTTCCAGCGACGACGAATCATCGTGGATTCCTTATTCGTCGGCGGGCGATTTGTGGAACACCCGCTATGCGGCGGTGATGGTGTTTGAGCCGATCGCGCCGCAATTTGAAAAGAAAGCTATGGCGCAGGTTCTGGCGGCGGTGGCGACACGGCAGAATTTTTCGCCGACCGATCCGAAAGCGTTCCAGATGTTTGGGCGCGACGAATTTCGGCCGGTGATCGATGCGCTGACGATCGGGCTGCAGGTGCTGCTGACTTTTATTGGCACGCTGACTTTGGGGATCGGCGGGGTCGGCGTGATGAACATCATGCTCGTATCGGTGGACGAGCGCATTCGCGAGATTGGACTCAGGCGTGCGCTGGGGGCGCGCAAGCGTCACATCAAGCTGCAGTTTTTGGCGGAGACGCTGCTGATCATGCTGATCGGCGGCGCGATCGGCGTGTTGTTGTCGTACGTGATCGCCTGGTCGGTGGGGACGTTGCCGATGATGGGACCGTTGTTCGAGGACGATTCCGGGCAGGGCGATATTCATCTGAAGATTTCGCTGATGACGGTATTTTTATCGGGCGCGGTGTTGCTGGTGGTGGGCGTGGTCAGCGGATTGGTGCCGGCGCTGCGGGCGTCGAAGCTGGACCCGGTGGAGGCGCTGCGGTATGAGTAG